One window from the genome of Myripristis murdjan chromosome 6, fMyrMur1.1, whole genome shotgun sequence encodes:
- the gabarapl2 gene encoding gamma-aminobutyric acid receptor-associated protein-like 2, producing the protein MKWMFKEDHSLEHRCVESAKIRNKYPDRVPVIVEKVSGSQIVDIDKRKYLVPSDITVAQFMWIIRKRIQLPSEKAIFLFVDKTVPQSSLTMGQLYDKEKDEDGFLYVAYSGENTFGFEAFYTSRG; encoded by the exons agCACCGATGTGTGGAGTCAGCCAAAATACGCAACAAATATCCCGACCGAGTgccg GTGATTGTGGAGAAGGTGTCCGGCTCGCAGATAGTGGACATCGACAAGAGGAAGTACCTGGTGCCCTCTGACATCACGGTGGCCCAGTTCATGTGGATCATCAGGAAACGCATCCAGCTGCCCTCAGAGAAAGCCATCTTCCTTTTCGTCGACAAAACGGTCCCCCAGTCCAG TCTGACTATGGGCCAGCTGTACGACAAGGAGAAGGACGAGGACGGCTTCCTGTACGTGGCCTACAGCGGAGAGAACACCTTCGGTTTCGAGGCCTTTTATACATCGCGGGGTTAA
- the adat1 gene encoding tRNA-specific adenosine deaminase 1 isoform X1: MFIMSPCASSSGVSMWTADQIARLCYERFSELPRRGKPEAGREWTLLAAVLQLRRGTDTDSVEMEVVSLGTGTKCIGRTAMSPNGDVLNDSHAEVIARRGCLRYLMQELRGAVSGQESSVFRRAEQPGKWRLQPGVSFIFFTSHTPCGDASIIPMTDSQDQPCPPVRPAEAHQETGEGTEGSGSVKRKATDQCEGPIVKLPHVEERWTEERQPEDRGDTKESDPPQSDFTETPAESVSQTLEPELKIREDTDLTQLDDGLPSPQVPDVHRTGAKCVPGGLSDPRCPGLGYHSTGLLRVKPGRGEPTLSLSCSDKLARWGVLGFQGALLSHYLQEALYFSAIVVGKCPYSHKVMQRAVVTRCCHVSELPAGFSVRSPLLLQSSLEFPCSRAQTQRRHQEGQGRVSPCGAAISWCNVTDQPLDVTANGYKHGVTKKSLGTAKARSLLCKVELFHVFLSLVSATDPALIPSSLRGRELQSYWDYKQASQSYQQAWQQLRRQAFPLWPRSNRDLLLFD; encoded by the exons ATGTTTATAATGTCTCCGTGCGCGTCCTCCTCCGGTGTGAGCATGTGGACTGCCGACCAAATCGCCAGGCTGTGCTACGAGCGTTTCAGCGAGCTGCCCCGCAGAGGGAAGCCGGAGGCGGGGAGAGAGTGGACCCTGCTGGCCGCCGTGCTGCAGCTCCGCCGGGGGACCGACACCGACTCAG TTGAAATGGAGGTTGTTTCTCTGGGAACCGGGACCAAATGTATTGGACGCACCGCCATGAGTCCCAATG GTGACGTTCTCAACGACAGCCATGCAGAGGTCATCGCTCGAAGGGGAtgcctcag GTACCTGATGCAGGAGCTGCGCGGGGCAGTAAGCGGTCAGGAGAGCTCGGTGTTTCGCCGGGCGGAGCAGCCGGGGAAGTGGAGGCTGCAGCCTGGAGTTTCCTTCATCTTCTTCACCAGTCACACTCCCT GTGGTGATGCCTCCATCATCCCCATGACAGACAGCCAGGACCAGCCCTGCCCCCCTGTCCGACCCGCAGAGGCCCACCAAGAGACCGGTGAAGGGACTGAGGGGTCAGGAAGCGTGAAACGGAAAGCCACGGACCAGTGTGAAGGACCAATCGTGAAGCTTCCCCATGTAGAGGAACggtggacagaggagagacagccagaggacagaggagacacaAAAGAGTCAGATCCACCACAGAGCGACTTTACAGAAACACCTGCAGAAAGTGTTTCACAAACTCTTGAACCAGAGCTCAAAATCAGAGAAGACACAGATCTGACTCAGCTAGACGACGGCCTGCCGAGCCCGCAGGTCCCAGACGTCCACAGGACAGGAGCCAAGTGTGTCCCAGGCGGCCTGTCCGACCCCAGGTGCCCTGGGCTGGGGTACCACAGCACCGGGCTGCTGCGGGTGAAGCCTGGCCGCGGGGAGCCCACGTTGTCCCTGTCCTGCAGTGACAAACTGGCTCGCTGGGGGGTGCTGGGCTTCCAGGGTGCTCTGCTGTCCCACTACCTGCAGGAGGCGCTCTACTTTAGCGCCATCGTGGTGGGGAAGTGTCCGTACAGTCACAAGGTGATGCAGAGAGCTGTGGTCACAAG GTGCTGCCACGTGTCCGAGCTTCCTGCTGGTTTCTCCGTGCGTTCTCCGCTGCTGCTGCAGTCCAGCCTGGAGTTCCCCTGCAGCCGGGCCCAGACCCAGCGCCGACACCAGGAGGGACAGGGCCGCGTCTCGCCCTGTGGAGCAG CCATCAGCTGGTGTAATGTGACTGACCAGCCACTAGATGTCACTGCCAACGGGTACAAACATGGAGTCACCAAGAAGAGCCTCGGCACTGCTAAAGCCAG GTCACTTCTCTGTAAAGTGGAGCTCTTCCATGTTTTCCTGTCTCTTGTATCAGCCACTGACCCGGCCCTGATTCCCAGCTCGCTCAG GGGGAGGGAGCTGCAGAGTTACTGGGACTACAAGCAGGCGTCCCAGTCCTACCAGCAGGCCTGGCAGCAGCTGCGCCGGCAGGCCTTCCCCCTGTGGCCGCGCAGCAACCGGGACCTTCTGTTGTTCGACTGA
- the adat1 gene encoding tRNA-specific adenosine deaminase 1 isoform X2, with translation MFIMSPCASSSGVSMWTADQIARLCYERFSELPRRGKPEAGREWTLLAAVLQLRRGTDTDSVEMEVVSLGTGTKCIGRTAMSPNGDVLNDSHAEVIARRGCLRYLMQELRGAVSGQESSVFRRAEQPGKWRLQPGVSFIFFTSHTPCGDASIIPMTDSQDQPCPPVRPAEAHQETGEGTEGSGSVKRKATDQCEGPIVKLPHVEERWTEERQPEDRGDTKESDPPQSDFTETPAESVSQTLEPELKIREDTDLTQLDDGLPSPQVPDVHRTGAKCVPGGLSDPRCPGLGYHSTGLLRVKPGRGEPTLSLSCSDKLARWGVLGFQGALLSHYLQEALYFSAIVVGKCPYSHKVMQRAVVTRCCHVSELPAGFSVRSPLLLQSSLEFPCSRAQTQRRHQEGQGRVSPCGAAISWCNVTDQPLDVTANGYKHGVTKKSLGTAKARGRELQSYWDYKQASQSYQQAWQQLRRQAFPLWPRSNRDLLLFD, from the exons ATGTTTATAATGTCTCCGTGCGCGTCCTCCTCCGGTGTGAGCATGTGGACTGCCGACCAAATCGCCAGGCTGTGCTACGAGCGTTTCAGCGAGCTGCCCCGCAGAGGGAAGCCGGAGGCGGGGAGAGAGTGGACCCTGCTGGCCGCCGTGCTGCAGCTCCGCCGGGGGACCGACACCGACTCAG TTGAAATGGAGGTTGTTTCTCTGGGAACCGGGACCAAATGTATTGGACGCACCGCCATGAGTCCCAATG GTGACGTTCTCAACGACAGCCATGCAGAGGTCATCGCTCGAAGGGGAtgcctcag GTACCTGATGCAGGAGCTGCGCGGGGCAGTAAGCGGTCAGGAGAGCTCGGTGTTTCGCCGGGCGGAGCAGCCGGGGAAGTGGAGGCTGCAGCCTGGAGTTTCCTTCATCTTCTTCACCAGTCACACTCCCT GTGGTGATGCCTCCATCATCCCCATGACAGACAGCCAGGACCAGCCCTGCCCCCCTGTCCGACCCGCAGAGGCCCACCAAGAGACCGGTGAAGGGACTGAGGGGTCAGGAAGCGTGAAACGGAAAGCCACGGACCAGTGTGAAGGACCAATCGTGAAGCTTCCCCATGTAGAGGAACggtggacagaggagagacagccagaggacagaggagacacaAAAGAGTCAGATCCACCACAGAGCGACTTTACAGAAACACCTGCAGAAAGTGTTTCACAAACTCTTGAACCAGAGCTCAAAATCAGAGAAGACACAGATCTGACTCAGCTAGACGACGGCCTGCCGAGCCCGCAGGTCCCAGACGTCCACAGGACAGGAGCCAAGTGTGTCCCAGGCGGCCTGTCCGACCCCAGGTGCCCTGGGCTGGGGTACCACAGCACCGGGCTGCTGCGGGTGAAGCCTGGCCGCGGGGAGCCCACGTTGTCCCTGTCCTGCAGTGACAAACTGGCTCGCTGGGGGGTGCTGGGCTTCCAGGGTGCTCTGCTGTCCCACTACCTGCAGGAGGCGCTCTACTTTAGCGCCATCGTGGTGGGGAAGTGTCCGTACAGTCACAAGGTGATGCAGAGAGCTGTGGTCACAAG GTGCTGCCACGTGTCCGAGCTTCCTGCTGGTTTCTCCGTGCGTTCTCCGCTGCTGCTGCAGTCCAGCCTGGAGTTCCCCTGCAGCCGGGCCCAGACCCAGCGCCGACACCAGGAGGGACAGGGCCGCGTCTCGCCCTGTGGAGCAG CCATCAGCTGGTGTAATGTGACTGACCAGCCACTAGATGTCACTGCCAACGGGTACAAACATGGAGTCACCAAGAAGAGCCTCGGCACTGCTAAAGCCAG GGGGAGGGAGCTGCAGAGTTACTGGGACTACAAGCAGGCGTCCCAGTCCTACCAGCAGGCCTGGCAGCAGCTGCGCCGGCAGGCCTTCCCCCTGTGGCCGCGCAGCAACCGGGACCTTCTGTTGTTCGACTGA